One window from the genome of Pyrus communis chromosome 16, drPyrComm1.1, whole genome shotgun sequence encodes:
- the LOC137721221 gene encoding secreted RxLR effector protein 161-like — protein sequence MARSSQGISISQRKYTLDILDEAGLLGAKPTKFPMEEILKLSQMEGQALHDASKYRRLIGKLIYLTITMPAISYVVHILSQYMQQPRKPHLEAVHRLVRYLKWAPGQGFLFPSKWDLMLVGYYDADWARCPLTRRSVTGYCIFLGGALVSWKTKKQRTISRSSAKVEYCAMASATCELTWMKYLLVDLLVDHRVLAKLYCDNHAALHVDVNPVFHERTKHIEIDCHVVRERIQSGIITTTYVRTGV from the coding sequence ATGGCCCGGTCCTCTCAAGGCATCTCTATTTCTCAACGGAAATACACACTTGATATTCTTGATGAAGCTGGTTTACTTGGTGCCAAACCTACAAAATTTCCCATGGAAGAAATCTTGAAGTTATCTCAAATGGAAGGACAAGCTCTTCACGATGCTTCGAAGTATAGGAGGCTTATTGGCAAACTCATTTATCTTACGATCACCATGCCAGCGATTTCATACGTAGTTCATATACTCAGTCAATATATGCAACAACCAAGAAAACCACATCTAGAAGCTGTTCATCGCCTCGTGCGATACTTAAAATGGGCACCTGGACAAGGATTTCTATTTCCTTCAAAATGGGACTTAATGTTGGTTGGTTATTACGATGCCGATTGGGCTCGATGCCCACTTACAAGGAGATCCGTCACAGGCTATTGTATATTTCTTGGTGGTGCATTGGTGTCTTGGAAAACTAAGAAACAAAGGACCATTTCTCGGTCTTCAGCAAAAGTGGAGTATTGTGCCATGGCTTCTGCTACATGCGAGCTTACATGGATGAAATATTTATTAGTTGACCTACTAGTTGATCATCGTGTGCTAGCAAAGCTATATTGTGACAATCATGCTGCTCTACATGTAGATGTTAATCCAGTGTTTCACGAGCGcaccaagcacatagaaatcgaTTGTCATGTCGTTCGTGAGCGCATTCAATCAGGGATCATCACAACAACTTACGTTCGCACTGGAGTGTAG